Proteins from a single region of Apium graveolens cultivar Ventura chromosome 7, ASM990537v1, whole genome shotgun sequence:
- the LOC141674183 gene encoding uncharacterized protein LOC141674183 encodes MDKNEEEAWQFFEELAEKIILWESTREPNPEPERSKGLHIVGNSIATEAKLATLTKHLEDLETNNVSSQFSICANCSSPNHVIDNCPEIEQFNAMFQPRVRNDPYAHTYNPGWKNHPSFS; translated from the coding sequence ATGGATAAAAATGAGGAAGAAGCTTGGCAATTTTTTGAGGAGTTAGCTGAAAAAATAATATTGTGGGAGTCAACTAGGGAACCTAATCCAGAACCTGAAAGATCTAAGGGCTTACATATAGTTGGTAATTCTATTGCAACCGAAGCTAAGTTAGCTACACTCACTAAACATCTAGAAGACTTAGAAACCAACAATGTGTCttctcaattttctatatgtgcAAACTGTAGTTCTCCTAATCATGTGATAGATAATTGCCCTGAAATTGAACAATTCAATGCTATGTTTCAACCTAGAGTTAGGAATGATCCATATGCACACACATACAATCCTGGTTGGAAGAATCACCCAAGTTTCTCATGA